The window GAGAAAGATGTGGGGTCTAAGACGACTCATCGGATTATGTATCCCGAGAGCGCCGTGGACTTGGATGACTCCACCCATCTGGTGCTTTTTCCCTTTAAGATCCGTGACATGCAGTGGCTCATCAGTACCTTCACCACTGGACACATTACACGGTGAGCAATTTTAATAGAACaattgcataaatataaattaattgcaTATATCTGCATAATTAGTAAGCCATATTTTTGTATCCGTAGCACCTACACACGAGTCAAATCCTCAATCAAAGCAGAGGAGAACAAGGTGAGAATCCATGTCATTAAATCAgtgtatatgaaatatatgaTTAAGAGACTGATTAAGCCCTAAAATAAGCAGACCTGTGTCTCTCACAAGTCTTTTTGTTTCTGTTCAGGTGATGATCCTCCATCCTGCATTCATAAAATACGTCTATGAGAAATGGCTGCTGAGACATGGCAGATATCCATCTACTGGCttcattacaataatatttgcCCTGCATATCTGTGATCAGGTAAATCTGtttgcattttacagtttagaattaaataaacagaggTTCCATTTGTGAAAGACATGacactggaaaacaaaacatacacataaAGGAAATTAATTCCCTAAAAGTGGCCCTGAAATCATTTGCATGTGCACACaaaatttgtattcattttaaaaagcatgtctacCACGAAGATGGATACTCCACCCACGGTCTTAGTTGCTTATCCACCCACCtacttaagccaatcagataACAGCAAAATTGCTCTACCTGTTTACTCCTGGCCATAACATAAGGATGTCATCAAAACGATCTTGGCCCGCCCATGACAATTTATCACATTTCTGTGAGTTAATTTTTTATCTTGTGGCCACAACAAATCTAAATGAACTGAACATGTCCTTTACTGGTCATAGTAATACAGCCAGTTAAACAGACTCCGCCCTGATTGTAATGCAAAATGTGATTGGTTGGAGCAACAGTGTGCTATGATTAGCGTAATATGGCCGTTATCTGATTAGCTTATGTAAATGATGGGTGGAGTACACCTATTTGTGGATTTGCGTGCGTTTTGataaaagaaatgtttcaaaacccATAAATGCTTGAAGCAATCAGGAAGTGATCCACAAATGAAGTTGTGTTTGTgacataaatgtgtgtgaatatttttacttgcgaatactttttgtaaaattctGGTATAtatttgtggatctcattctaatttttcataaatttatttttaatttttatgaatcttgcttttatttgtggcttaaaatcaatttatttggAAATGCAGCATTTCTAACCCAATGCTACATTCTTGTTACTAATTTTATTCGCTTTTAACACAGTTCAACCCAATGTTATGCCATTTGGCTGCCAGCTGGAACATCCTGAAATAACAAAACTGCTCTGTCTCTTACACAGGTGAATGTCTTTGGGTTTGGAGCTTCAAGTACTGGAACCTGGCATCATTACTTTGACAGATCCCGCACTCACTTTAAAGGTGGCCCTCATGGTGGAGactttgaaaacaaaacaatgcatcAGCTTCAGCAAAGAAACAAGATTACAATACACAAAGggtttagataaaaaaaaaaaaaaaagactgggtGGCCACAACACATGTTAATTTGTGGAAAGTGATAATATGTTATGGGCGGCCACATTTTGTCAAGATCACAGCATCGATGTGTTCCTTTGATGATGCGTAAACAAACCTTAGGTTGCTATGATCACACAGGTCTGTTTACGCATTAAACAGAGAAACAagatttcaatataaaaaaatatttaaaaagttcttCCATTTAATGAAGGATCTCAAAATGAAGTTTACCAAAACATTTGtacaaaaatgaatgtaaaaagaaagttaaataaatatttaatatgaatgtTAGCTAACAATGGTAATGTTTTGAGAGTTGTGCAAATGCTGTATAATGTCCTACTCTTATTTATAATGCCTTACTGTATCTACACACTGTAAACAtattaaatgtactttaaatgtaCCTGTTGTTCTTGTTCTGAATGCTATTTTGcttaaaaagaaacaacaaaaggATGAACCCTTTAAAATGCTGTGCTCCATAAGCAATAAGAAACGtcaacacaaataaatcttctttttaatattatttacagtatCACATATAAATCAGCAGCCCTAAGTAGTTCTCATACATTCATAAcgttaaataactaaaaaaaaaaacaaaaaaaaaaacactaagacTGTGCCACAAGCACATATTTGCACAAGCATAATAAAACGAGTAAAGATAGACGTTTTACCTATGAACCAGAGAAGCAAAAAACTCAGGAGCAAAGGTCAGTCGAGAGGTAGGCTACGCAGATCGGGTGTTTTCCAGATATCCTGGGTTTGGAAATAGCAGATGCGACATCTCAACAGGTATGTTTGAATCCGTCTGTGTTGCTTTAAACAGCATGAAGCCAACCGAATCGCGACCCGTTTGGTCTGCCGTTAATTTAACAatacatgtttgttttattctcaTCATCACTGGGATAAAAACACATGGATGAGATTAAGTTTAAGTTTTCGTATCAAACCGATCCGTATTACATCGACACAGCTACAGCACGTGACGAGAGGCCATGCTAATTTGCAAACAAGTATTTTAACGCTAAATTACATAATAGCAGCGTTGAGAGTgtaatt of the Labeo rohita strain BAU-BD-2019 chromosome 19, IGBB_LRoh.1.0, whole genome shotgun sequence genome contains:
- the LOC127182397 gene encoding CMP-N-acetylneuraminate-beta-galactosamide-alpha-2,3-sialyltransferase 1-like, whose amino-acid sequence is MNISNRVTPRYITLLLSFMTVFLLFTQTPTDMTIDSFDDSIFEASCSCKTCVMGFMDDDWFVYRYNPNISPLLNRKNSVLRRDTYKWWRGLQPSSLRVNYTEVVDQMFSLFPDKDHYADAGPDRCRTCAVVGNSANLLGSHYGSLIDFHDVVIRINKGPTKGYEKDVGSKTTHRIMYPESAVDLDDSTHLVLFPFKIRDMQWLISTFTTGHITRTYTRVKSSIKAEENKVMILHPAFIKYVYEKWLLRHGRYPSTGFITIIFALHICDQVNVFGFGASSTGTWHHYFDRSRTHFKGGPHGGDFENKTMHQLQQRNKITIHKGFR